A single window of Candidatus Synechococcus calcipolaris G9 DNA harbors:
- a CDS encoding Uma2 family endonuclease — translation MTGVIKPAILTLEAFLKQPETTPASEFIDGRVEQKPMPQGKHSRLQLRFCDQVNESAESAQIAMAFPELRCTFAGRSIVPDAAVFCWERIPFDADGEVANAFETHPDWTVEILSPDQTTTKVIRNILHCMKHGSLLGWLIDPEERVILVFHPEQAPTELVGDEVLPVLPGLALVLTVNDVFAWLKGRPRSW, via the coding sequence ATGACAGGTGTTATCAAACCAGCCATCCTCACCCTTGAAGCCTTTCTGAAACAACCAGAAACAACACCAGCCAGCGAATTTATTGACGGTCGAGTGGAGCAAAAACCGATGCCCCAGGGAAAGCACTCCCGTCTGCAACTTCGATTTTGTGATCAGGTTAATGAGTCTGCCGAGTCCGCTCAGATCGCGATGGCATTCCCGGAACTGCGGTGTACATTTGCAGGGCGGTCGATCGTGCCTGATGCCGCTGTGTTTTGCTGGGAACGCATTCCATTTGATGCCGATGGTGAAGTCGCTAATGCCTTTGAGACACATCCAGACTGGACGGTGGAAATCCTTTCGCCAGATCAAACAACAACTAAGGTAATTCGTAATATTTTGCACTGCATGAAGCATGGTTCCCTATTGGGTTGGTTGATTGATCCAGAAGAGCGGGTAATTTTGGTGTTTCACCCAGAGCAAGCACCGACTGAATTGGTGGGTGATGAGGTGCTGCCTGTGTTACCGGGTTTAGCATTGGTGCTCACTGTGAATGATGTGTTTGCCTGGTTAAAGGGCAGACCTCGATCATGGTAA
- a CDS encoding type II toxin-antitoxin system HicB family antitoxin, which produces MQLQRTIKSFIHLGDQSGYIAECLEISVVTQGETLDEVVKNLQEAIALHLEGEDLAEFGLVDDPSVLVTFELQPSYAEA; this is translated from the coding sequence ATGCAACTTCAACGCACCATTAAATCGTTCATTCATCTAGGAGATCAAAGCGGTTATATCGCTGAATGTTTAGAAATATCAGTTGTAACCCAAGGCGAAACCCTAGATGAGGTCGTCAAAAACCTGCAAGAAGCCATTGCGCTCCATCTGGAGGGTGAAGATCTAGCAGAGTTTGGCTTAGTCGATGATCCTTCAGTTTTGGTAACTTTTGAATTGCAGCCCAGCTATGCCGAGGCTTAA
- a CDS encoding type II toxin-antitoxin system HicA family toxin: MPRLKRLSGAEVVDILEQFGFQVYSQRGSHVKLRRVSTAHKETLTVPIHRQLDTGTCRSIYRQACRYIPETELFSYFYQ; the protein is encoded by the coding sequence ATGCCGAGGCTTAAACGTCTTTCAGGTGCTGAAGTTGTTGACATTCTGGAGCAATTTGGCTTTCAGGTCTACAGTCAACGAGGAAGCCACGTCAAACTACGCCGAGTCAGTACAGCGCACAAAGAAACGCTCACCGTTCCTATTCATCGTCAGCTAGACACGGGAACTTGTCGCTCAATCTATAGACAGGCTTGCCGCTACATTCCAGAAACCGAACTTTTTTCTTATTTCTATCAGTAA
- the acs gene encoding acetate--CoA ligase produces the protein MADVTIESILQENRSFKPDAAFVETAQINSLAAYEELYSKAQADPQTFWAELATQELDWFQHWDQVLDWQPPFAKWFVNGKINISYNCLDRHLTTWRKNKAALIWEGEPGDSRTLTYAQLYREVCQFANVLKQLGVKKGDLVGVYMPMIPEAAIAMLACARIGAAHSVVFGGFSAEALRDRLIDAQAKLVITADGGWRKDAIVPLKEQVDKALANQAVPSVENVLVVKRTQQDIAMEPGRDHWWHELQKTASADCPAEPMDSEDMLFVLYTSGSTGKPKGVVHTTGGYNLYTHVTTKWVFDLQDTDVYWCTADVGWITGHSYIVYGPLSNGATTLMYEGAPRASNPGCFWDVIEKYGVTIFYTAPTAIRAFIKMGEHLPKARNLSSLRLLGTVGEPINPEAWMWYYRVIGGDRCPIVDTWWQTETGGHMITSLPGAIPMKPGSATRPFPGILADIVDLEGNPVPANQGGYLVVRHPWPGMMRTVYGDAERFRRTYWEHIPPKDGQYLYFAGDGARKDEDGYFWVMGRVDDVISVSGHRLGTMEIESALVSHPAVAEAAVVGKPDALKGEEIVAFITLDSEAKASETLAKELKQHVVSEIGALARPGEIRFSDALPKTRSGKIMRRLLRSLASGEEVSGDTSTLEDRSVLDKLRQGN, from the coding sequence ATGGCTGATGTAACGATTGAATCCATTCTTCAGGAAAACCGCTCATTTAAGCCCGATGCCGCATTTGTGGAGACGGCACAAATCAATTCCTTGGCAGCCTACGAGGAACTCTACAGCAAAGCCCAGGCAGACCCACAGACCTTTTGGGCCGAATTAGCCACCCAGGAGTTGGATTGGTTTCAGCATTGGGATCAGGTTTTAGATTGGCAGCCGCCCTTTGCGAAATGGTTTGTCAATGGCAAAATCAATATTTCCTACAACTGCTTAGATCGGCATCTCACCACCTGGCGCAAAAACAAAGCGGCCCTGATCTGGGAAGGGGAGCCGGGGGATAGTCGTACCCTTACCTACGCCCAACTCTATCGAGAGGTTTGCCAATTTGCCAATGTTCTCAAGCAATTGGGGGTGAAAAAAGGAGATTTGGTCGGGGTCTATATGCCGATGATCCCGGAAGCGGCGATCGCCATGTTGGCCTGTGCCCGCATTGGAGCCGCCCATTCCGTTGTTTTTGGTGGATTTAGTGCCGAAGCCCTGCGCGATCGCCTCATTGATGCCCAGGCCAAGCTGGTAATTACGGCGGATGGGGGCTGGCGCAAAGATGCCATCGTCCCCCTCAAAGAACAGGTGGACAAAGCCTTAGCCAATCAGGCAGTGCCTTCCGTGGAAAATGTCCTCGTTGTCAAGCGCACCCAGCAGGATATTGCCATGGAGCCGGGTCGAGATCACTGGTGGCATGAGTTGCAAAAAACCGCATCGGCGGACTGTCCTGCAGAACCCATGGACAGCGAAGATATGCTCTTTGTCCTTTATACCTCTGGTTCTACCGGCAAACCCAAGGGTGTGGTTCATACCACCGGCGGCTATAACCTCTATACCCATGTCACGACAAAATGGGTGTTTGACCTCCAGGATACGGATGTGTACTGGTGTACCGCCGATGTGGGTTGGATTACCGGCCATAGCTATATCGTTTATGGCCCCCTCTCCAATGGAGCCACCACCCTCATGTATGAGGGGGCCCCCCGTGCCTCCAATCCGGGCTGCTTTTGGGATGTGATTGAAAAGTACGGAGTCACAATTTTTTACACGGCTCCCACGGCCATTCGCGCCTTTATCAAAATGGGGGAACACCTGCCCAAAGCCCGGAATCTTTCGTCCCTGCGTCTTTTAGGAACGGTGGGGGAACCCATTAATCCGGAAGCTTGGATGTGGTACTACCGCGTCATCGGTGGCGATCGCTGTCCGATTGTGGATACCTGGTGGCAAACGGAAACGGGCGGTCACATGATCACATCCCTGCCAGGGGCCATTCCCATGAAACCCGGTTCTGCCACACGGCCCTTCCCTGGAATTTTGGCGGATATTGTGGATTTAGAGGGTAATCCTGTCCCGGCCAATCAGGGGGGCTATTTAGTCGTACGTCACCCCTGGCCCGGCATGATGCGAACGGTGTATGGAGATGCGGAACGCTTCCGCCGCACCTACTGGGAACATATTCCCCCCAAGGATGGGCAATATCTATATTTTGCCGGAGATGGGGCCCGCAAGGATGAGGACGGCTATTTCTGGGTGATGGGCCGGGTGGATGACGTGATCAGTGTGTCTGGGCATCGCTTGGGAACCATGGAAATTGAATCGGCATTGGTGTCCCATCCAGCCGTTGCTGAAGCTGCCGTAGTTGGCAAGCCGGATGCTCTCAAGGGCGAAGAAATTGTTGCCTTTATTACCCTAGATAGTGAAGCTAAGGCCAGCGAAACCCTAGCAAAAGAACTGAAGCAACACGTCGTTTCTGAAATTGGGGCCCTAGCCCGACCGGGAGAGATTCGTTTTAGTGATGCCCTGCCCAAAACTCGATCTGGTAAGATTATGCGTCGCCTGTTGCGATCGCTCGCCTCCGGTGAAGAAGTTTCGGGAGATACCTCAACTCTGGAAGATCGCTCGGTGCTGGATAAATTACGTCAAGGGAATTAA
- a CDS encoding Rpn family recombination-promoting nuclease/putative transposase, giving the protein MRDNLCKYLAEKYPTAFTQWLIKDSSEDVSILKTELNLEPIRADSVTLVQTQNCILHLEFQVEPEPTLPLRMLDYWLRIYRTYHCEIVQVLILLRRTKVHVPNVFELPSTIHRYRVVKLWEEEPNQFFQIPALLPFAVLGKTENEEVLLQTVANQISQIESEQTRQELSTVVQLLAGLQYSKELIQSIFREGMMRESVIYQEILQEGERKGRQEGRQEGRQEGQREEACTLILRQLTRRVGPIPESFATQINHLSLDQLESLGEALLDFSAMNDLEQWFQGVS; this is encoded by the coding sequence ATGCGTGACAATCTCTGTAAATACCTAGCCGAAAAATATCCCACCGCCTTTACCCAGTGGCTCATCAAGGATTCCTCAGAAGATGTATCCATCCTGAAAACCGAACTGAATCTCGAACCCATTCGAGCGGATTCCGTAACCTTGGTACAAACCCAAAACTGTATTCTCCATTTAGAGTTTCAGGTTGAGCCAGAACCAACCCTGCCTTTGCGGATGCTCGACTATTGGCTAAGAATCTATCGCACCTATCACTGTGAAATTGTCCAAGTTTTGATCTTGCTAAGACGGACAAAAGTGCATGTGCCCAATGTGTTCGAGTTGCCAAGCACCATTCATCGCTACCGAGTGGTTAAACTCTGGGAAGAAGAACCCAACCAATTTTTTCAGATTCCTGCCTTATTACCCTTTGCGGTTCTTGGAAAAACCGAAAACGAAGAAGTTCTATTGCAGACCGTAGCTAATCAAATTAGCCAGATTGAATCTGAGCAGACTCGGCAAGAACTGAGTACCGTCGTCCAACTACTGGCTGGGTTACAGTACAGTAAGGAGCTTATTCAAAGCATTTTTCGGGAGGGAATGATGCGGGAATCAGTGATTTATCAAGAGATTCTTCAGGAAGGGGAACGCAAAGGACGACAAGAAGGACGACAAGAGGGACGGCAAGAAGGTCAACGGGAGGAAGCCTGTACCCTCATCCTGCGTCAACTCACTCGTCGAGTGGGGCCCATCCCTGAATCTTTCGCGACCCAAATTAATCATCTATCCCTCGATCAATTGGAATCCTTGGGGGAAGCCCTGCTAGATTTCAGTGCCATGAATGACCTAGAACAGTGGTTTCAGGGAGTAAGTTAA